A part of Aquibium oceanicum genomic DNA contains:
- a CDS encoding aldehyde dehydrogenase family protein yields MARVFEGMYIGGGWSATQKTFKDLNPADGSVWAEVPDSGRAETAAAIDAAHAAFPEWSQLPFSKRAHILMKAAEIWERRKMEIVEAIQAEGGGWFGKGMFETGYVTEIFHAAAGSVWQPTGEVLPSEYGKVSMAVRRPMGVVSVISPWNFPCILTARGFLFPLVAGNTIVLKPSEETPYLGGLLFAEIFEEAGLPKGVLNVVTCSRDNVAEVGDELIEHPYVKGISFTGSTAVGRQVAAKAGAHLKKCCVELGGKDSLIVCDDADMERATQAANFGSFMHQGQICMSVEKVLVHEKIFDEFLKKFVERAGKLKVGDPTKSKEHIIGPLINDKQLGKVKEQLEDAIAKGAKVVLGGKIDGRYVEPTILTGVTPDMKLYQDETFGPVVPVIPFRTDDEAVQIANDTEYGLSAGVMTRDEVRGLAIVNKLDTGNCHINCSSVNDEPHVPFGGFKASGSGKHGGRWSLETFTETRWITLDRGGRPYPPMF; encoded by the coding sequence ATGGCTCGCGTATTCGAAGGCATGTACATCGGCGGCGGCTGGTCCGCGACGCAGAAGACCTTCAAGGACCTGAACCCCGCCGACGGATCGGTGTGGGCCGAGGTGCCCGATTCCGGCCGCGCCGAGACGGCCGCCGCGATCGACGCGGCGCACGCCGCCTTTCCCGAATGGTCGCAGCTGCCGTTTTCCAAGCGCGCCCACATCCTGATGAAGGCCGCCGAGATCTGGGAGCGGCGCAAGATGGAGATCGTCGAGGCGATCCAGGCCGAGGGTGGCGGATGGTTCGGCAAGGGCATGTTCGAGACCGGCTACGTGACCGAGATCTTCCATGCCGCGGCCGGCTCGGTGTGGCAGCCGACCGGCGAGGTCCTGCCGTCGGAATACGGCAAGGTGTCGATGGCCGTGCGCCGGCCGATGGGCGTTGTCTCTGTCATCAGCCCGTGGAACTTCCCCTGCATTCTCACCGCGCGCGGCTTTCTCTTCCCGCTGGTGGCGGGCAACACGATCGTTCTGAAACCGTCGGAGGAGACGCCCTATCTCGGCGGACTGCTGTTCGCTGAAATCTTCGAGGAGGCGGGGCTGCCCAAGGGCGTGCTCAACGTGGTCACCTGTTCGCGCGACAACGTGGCCGAGGTCGGTGACGAGCTGATCGAGCACCCCTACGTGAAGGGCATTTCCTTCACCGGCTCGACCGCCGTCGGCCGCCAGGTCGCGGCGAAGGCGGGCGCCCACCTGAAGAAGTGCTGCGTGGAGCTCGGTGGCAAGGATTCTCTCATCGTGTGCGACGACGCCGACATGGAACGCGCCACGCAGGCGGCCAATTTTGGCTCCTTCATGCACCAGGGCCAGATCTGCATGTCGGTCGAGAAGGTGCTGGTGCACGAGAAGATCTTCGACGAGTTCCTCAAGAAGTTCGTCGAGCGAGCCGGCAAGCTCAAGGTCGGCGATCCGACAAAGAGCAAGGAGCACATCATAGGCCCGCTCATCAACGACAAGCAGCTCGGCAAGGTGAAGGAACAGCTCGAGGATGCCATTGCCAAGGGCGCCAAGGTGGTGCTCGGCGGCAAGATAGACGGTCGCTACGTCGAGCCGACGATCCTGACGGGCGTCACGCCCGACATGAAGCTCTACCAGGACGAGACCTTCGGCCCCGTGGTGCCGGTGATCCCCTTCCGCACGGATGACGAGGCGGTGCAGATCGCCAACGACACCGAATACGGCCTGTCGGCCGGCGTCATGACCCGCGACGAGGTGCGGGGGCTGGCGATCGTCAACAAGCTCGACACCGGCAACTGCCACATCAACTGCTCGTCGGTGAACGACGAGCCGCATGTGCCCTTCGGCGGCTTCAAGGCTTCGGGCTCGGGCAAGCATGGCGGGCGCTGGTCGCTGGAGACCTTCACGGAAACCCGCTGGATCACGCTCGACCGCGGCGGCAGGCCGTATCCGCCGATGTTCTGA